Proteins encoded by one window of Arachis hypogaea cultivar Tifrunner chromosome 1, arahy.Tifrunner.gnm2.J5K5, whole genome shotgun sequence:
- the LOC112701481 gene encoding uncharacterized protein isoform X1, with translation MGKRKRISHQSHPQSDPHNPSPSSTEAILHSSNMELLSDEKPSHSGNSSAPPMQPGLDMTDGSMKLLNTHPTMPHHHHQGLGRSIFLKRSRHYYGHQYSRRNSANHANASSSRGKGVSSYDDRLPFKLAYQPNSQSRQLVEYREKTFSRPERIRSSSITMDAVSPDAVKTVCAICQKPLRRKFNLLGGSLSCCELSVVAVLVCGHIYHADCLEQRTSIEEIRDPSCPVCLGLLLQVKGQ, from the exons ATGGGAAAGCGCAAACGAATTTCTCATCAATCTCACCCCCAATCCGATCCTCACAAcccttctccttcttcaaccg aaGCCATTCTCCACTCTTCTAACATGGAACTATTGTCAGATGAG AAACCTTCACATTCAGGCAACTCTAGTGCACCCCCTATGCAACCCGGGCTGGATATGACAGATGGATCTATGAAGCTACTGAATACCCATCCAACTATGccgcatcatcatcatcagggtcttGGCCGTTCAATATTTTTGAAGCGTTCAAGACATTACTATGGTCATCAGTATTCACGACGCAACTCTGCCAATCATGCCAATGCATCGTCTTCTCGTGGCAAGGGTGTTTCTTCGTATGATGATAGACTTCCTTTTAAATTGGCTTATCAACCCAACTCACAATCGAGACAGCTTGTTG AATACAGAGAGAAGACATTTTCCAGACCGGAGAGAATCCGGTCAAGTTCAATAACAATGGATGCAGTATCCCCCGATGCAGTGAAGACGGTATGCGCGATTTGTCAGAAGCCACTGAGGCGGAAATTTAATCTTCTTGGGGGTTCACTTTCTTGCTGTGAACTCTCTGTTGTGGCCGTTTTAGTATGCGGTCACATTTATCATGCGGATTGTCTGGAGCAGAGAACTAGTATTGAAGAAATACGGGACCCCTCATGCCCTGTGTGTTTAGGTCTACTTCTGCAGGTCAAAGGACAGTAA
- the LOC112701481 gene encoding uncharacterized protein isoform X2, producing MCIAIKEAILHSSNMELLSDEKPSHSGNSSAPPMQPGLDMTDGSMKLLNTHPTMPHHHHQGLGRSIFLKRSRHYYGHQYSRRNSANHANASSSRGKGVSSYDDRLPFKLAYQPNSQSRQLVEYREKTFSRPERIRSSSITMDAVSPDAVKTVCAICQKPLRRKFNLLGGSLSCCELSVVAVLVCGHIYHADCLEQRTSIEEIRDPSCPVCLGLLLQVKGQ from the exons ATGTGCATTGCCATTAAAG aaGCCATTCTCCACTCTTCTAACATGGAACTATTGTCAGATGAG AAACCTTCACATTCAGGCAACTCTAGTGCACCCCCTATGCAACCCGGGCTGGATATGACAGATGGATCTATGAAGCTACTGAATACCCATCCAACTATGccgcatcatcatcatcagggtcttGGCCGTTCAATATTTTTGAAGCGTTCAAGACATTACTATGGTCATCAGTATTCACGACGCAACTCTGCCAATCATGCCAATGCATCGTCTTCTCGTGGCAAGGGTGTTTCTTCGTATGATGATAGACTTCCTTTTAAATTGGCTTATCAACCCAACTCACAATCGAGACAGCTTGTTG AATACAGAGAGAAGACATTTTCCAGACCGGAGAGAATCCGGTCAAGTTCAATAACAATGGATGCAGTATCCCCCGATGCAGTGAAGACGGTATGCGCGATTTGTCAGAAGCCACTGAGGCGGAAATTTAATCTTCTTGGGGGTTCACTTTCTTGCTGTGAACTCTCTGTTGTGGCCGTTTTAGTATGCGGTCACATTTATCATGCGGATTGTCTGGAGCAGAGAACTAGTATTGAAGAAATACGGGACCCCTCATGCCCTGTGTGTTTAGGTCTACTTCTGCAGGTCAAAGGACAGTAA
- the LOC112701481 gene encoding uncharacterized protein isoform X3, with amino-acid sequence MKKPSHSGNSSAPPMQPGLDMTDGSMKLLNTHPTMPHHHHQGLGRSIFLKRSRHYYGHQYSRRNSANHANASSSRGKGVSSYDDRLPFKLAYQPNSQSRQLVEYREKTFSRPERIRSSSITMDAVSPDAVKTVCAICQKPLRRKFNLLGGSLSCCELSVVAVLVCGHIYHADCLEQRTSIEEIRDPSCPVCLGLLLQVKGQ; translated from the exons ATGAAA AAACCTTCACATTCAGGCAACTCTAGTGCACCCCCTATGCAACCCGGGCTGGATATGACAGATGGATCTATGAAGCTACTGAATACCCATCCAACTATGccgcatcatcatcatcagggtcttGGCCGTTCAATATTTTTGAAGCGTTCAAGACATTACTATGGTCATCAGTATTCACGACGCAACTCTGCCAATCATGCCAATGCATCGTCTTCTCGTGGCAAGGGTGTTTCTTCGTATGATGATAGACTTCCTTTTAAATTGGCTTATCAACCCAACTCACAATCGAGACAGCTTGTTG AATACAGAGAGAAGACATTTTCCAGACCGGAGAGAATCCGGTCAAGTTCAATAACAATGGATGCAGTATCCCCCGATGCAGTGAAGACGGTATGCGCGATTTGTCAGAAGCCACTGAGGCGGAAATTTAATCTTCTTGGGGGTTCACTTTCTTGCTGTGAACTCTCTGTTGTGGCCGTTTTAGTATGCGGTCACATTTATCATGCGGATTGTCTGGAGCAGAGAACTAGTATTGAAGAAATACGGGACCCCTCATGCCCTGTGTGTTTAGGTCTACTTCTGCAGGTCAAAGGACAGTAA
- the LOC112701499 gene encoding monogalactosyldiacylglycerol synthase 2, chloroplastic — protein sequence MEVVEGSPPKKTLAEKVFGSKKSFNNESSSSQQDADGADAGMELMEIGAEKTKNVLILMSDTGGGHRASAEAIRDAFQIEFGDEYRVFIKDVWKEYTGWPLNDMEGQYKFMVKHVQLWNVAFHSTSPRWIHSAYLAAIAAYYARDVEAGLMEVKPAIIISVHPLMQHIPLWVLKWQGLQKKVIFSTVITDLTTCHPTWFHPWVNRCYCPSQEVAKKAQQEGLSEEQIKVCGLPIRPSFARAVLVKDELRAEFEMDPVLPAVLLMGGGEGFGPVKKTAKALGESLYDKEDQKPIGQIVIICGRNKNLASTLEAIEWKVPVKIRGFEKQMAKWMGACDCIITKAGPGTISEALIRGLPIILNDYIPGQEKGNVPYVVDNGAGVFTRSSKETAKIVAEWFSTKQDERKKMAENALKLAQPEAVFDIVRDIHELAAQREPSNFPYELTASFSSLI from the exons ATGGAGGTTGTGGAAGGGTCGCCGCCCAAGAAGACGTTGGCTGAGAAGGTGTTCGGAAGCAAGAAGAGTTTCAACAATGAGAGTTCTTCGTCCCAACAGGATGCTGATGGAGCTGATGCTGGAATGGAGCTCATGGAGATTGGAGCTGAAAAGACCAAAAATGTCTTGATCCTCATGAGTGACACCGGTGGTGGCCACAGAGCTTCCGCTGAGGCCATCCGTGATGCCTTCCAAATCGAATTCGGTGATGAGTACAGG GTATTCATTAAGGATGTTTGGAAGGAATACACAGGGTGGCCATTGAATGATATGGAGGGACAATACAAATTCATGGTTAAGCATGTTCAACTTTGGAATGTTGCTTTTCATAGTACTTCTCCAAGATGGATACACTCTGCATATTTAGCTGCCATTGCAGCCTACTATGCTAG GGATGTGGAAGCAGGGCTGATGGAGGTGAAGCCGGCCATTATAATCAGCGTGCATCCATTGATGCAGCACATTCCATTGTGGGTTCTAAAATGGCAAGGCCTGCAGAAGAAAGTTATATTTTCCACTGTCATTACAGACCTTACTACTTGCCATCCTACTTG GTTTCATCCTTGGGTGAATAGATGCTACTGCCCTTCACAAGAGGTGGCTAAGAAAGCACAACAAGAAGGCCTTAGTGAGGAACAAATCAAAGTTTGTGGCTTGCCCATTAGGCCTTCGTTCGCACGCGCAGTTCTAGTGAAG GATGAACTAAGGGCAGAATTTGAGATGGATCCCGTCTTGCCTGCAGTTTTGCTGATGGGGGGTGGTGAAGGATTTGGTCCTGTCAAGAAAACTGCAAAGGCCTTGGGAGAATCGCTTTATGACAAAGAAGATCAGAAGCCAATCGGCCAGATAGTAATCATATGCGGTCGTAACAAGAACCTAGCATCCACCCTTGAAGCTATCGAATGGAAGGTTCCAGTGAAG ATTAGAGGATTTGAGAAACAAATGGCAAAATGGATGGGAGCCTGTGATTGCATCATAACAAAA GCTGGACCAGGGACAATTTCAGAAGCATTGATCAGAGGGCTTCCCATAATTCTCAATGATTATATCCCTGGACAG GAAAAGGGAAATGTGCCCTATGTGGTAGACAATGGAGCTGGTGTCTTCACCAGGAGTTCTAAGGAAACAGCGAAAATCGTGGCAGAGTGGTTCAGCACAAAACAAGATGAACGGAAAAAAATGGCAGAGAATGCATTGAAGTTAGCACAACCAGAGGCAGTCTTTGACATTGTGAGGGACATCCATGAACTAGCTGCGCAAAGGGAGCCGTCAAACTTTCCATACGAATTGACGGCTTCATTTTCTAGCCTAATCTAA
- the LOC112701508 gene encoding actin-related protein 2/3 complex subunit 3, with protein MVYHSSFVNEDEVDSACGCPLLPLKSHIKGPAPVSDQDRTDIVDEAITFFRANVFFRNFDIKSPADKLLIYLTFYINVALKRLEGCRTLAEGTKAIINLGLEKVPVPGESGFPFPGLLPLPQSHEEAELFRNYLKQIREETSGRLLSVAYRPNGTPNKWWLAFAKRKFMNTIIP; from the exons ATG GTTTATCACTCTAGTTTTGTGAATGAAGATGAAGTCGATAGCGCTTGTGGTTGCCCTCTACTTCCTCTCAAGAGCCACATCAAGGGACCTGCTCCTGTTTCAGATCAAG ATAGAACTGATATAGTGGATGAAGCCATAACCTTCTTCAGAGCGAATGTGTTCTTCAGGAACTTTGATATCAAGAGCCCTGCTGATAAGCTTCTCATATATTTGACATTCTACATCAATGTTGCTCTCAAGAGGCTTGAAGGTTGCAGAACTTTAGCTGAAGGGACAAAAGCTATCATCAATTTGGGACTTGAGAAGGTTCCGGTCCCTGGAGAGTCTGGATTTCCTTTTCCGGGCCTTCTTCCACTTCCTCAATCACATGAGGAAGCAG AATTGTTCAGGAATTATTTGAAGCAGATAAGGGAAGAAACAAGTGGGAGGTTATTGAGCGTTGCGTACAGGCCTAATGGCACACCAAATAAATGGTGGTTGGCATTTGCAAAGAGGAAATTTATGAATACAATTATTCCTTGA
- the LOC112701515 gene encoding uncharacterized protein: MEVLQLQIPSLLAHTVLASAQSLALIGYLLSRVSDSASSNLTDARFPLEDLRERKHAFLENKNSETDDDEDDDDDDDEDAHDEDDDGEEEYSGDEGDEEGGDPEDDPEANGAGGSDDGEDDDDDDGDEEDDDDEGEDEEEEEEEDEEETPQPPSKKRK; encoded by the exons ATGGAGGTTCTTCAGCTTCAGATTCCTTCTCTTCTGGCCCACACTGTCCTCGCTTCTGCCCAATCTCTCGCTCTC ATTGGATATCTGCTGAGTCGTGTCAGTGATTCGGCATCTTCAAATTTGACTGATGCAAG GTTTCCTTTAGAAGACCTTCGTGAGAGGAAACATGCTTTCCTAGAAAACAAGAATAGTGAAacagatgatgatgaggatgatgacgACGACGACGATGAGGATGCacatgatgaggatgatgatggaGAAGAGGAATATTCAGGTGATGAAGGTGACGAGGAAGGGGGTGATCCTGAAGATGATCCTGAGGCTAATGGTGCTGGAGGCAGTGATGATggggaggatgatgatgacgatgatggggatgaggaagatgatgatgatgagggggaagatgaggaagaagaggaggaggaagatgaagaggagaCTCCACAGCCACCATCTAAGAAGAGAAAGTGA
- the LOC112701525 gene encoding ubiquitin C-terminal hydrolase 22 has translation MSSKINTQIVPHPCPHLAEFRRTSSKPFRALHACLRIKPPGGRAALRRDPDEVPSCAACGLSAPSRLYSCMTCAAVSCHSPAAGSSSHAAAHAASMPHGHQIAVDVDRAELFCCACRDQVYDRDFDAAVVIAQTAASTLGGAGSPAIPAIQPENLRKRRRVDYRPWAPDLRERATIATCSGPIAGAGDNSSPELPWGLRGLNNLGNTCFMNSVLQALLHTPPLRNYFLSDRHNRYFCQRKSNAGDGVGSNGPKRRGGNSGGSNGSNNARVCLACDMDAMFSAAFSGDRVPYSPAKFLYSWWQHAANLASYEQQDAHEFFISMLDGIHEKVEKDRRKLDSEGSGDCCIAHRVFSGILRSDVMCMACGFTSTTYDPCIDISLDLEPNQVGSTKKAAATSNHSCNGESDLMSSSQNCGTSTLVGCLERFTRAERLGSDQKFFCQQCQVRQETLKQMSIRKLPLVSCFHIKRFEHSSTRKMSRKVDRYLQFPFSLDMAPYLSSSILRSRFGNRIFPFDGDEPDAPNDLSSEFELFAVVTHSGKLDAGHYVTYLRLSNQWYKCDDAWITRVDENIVRAAQGYMMFYVQKMLYYKATDKQVAL, from the exons ATGTCCTCCAAGATCAACACCCAGATCGTCCCCCACCCTTGTCCCCACCTCGCCGAGTTCCGCCGCACCTCCTCCAAGCCCTTCCGCGCTCTCCATGCCTGTCTCCGGATCAAGCCTCCCGGCGGCCGCGCCGCCCTACGTCGCGATCCCGACGAGGTCCCCAGCTGCGCCGCCTGCGGCCTCTCCGCTCCCTCTCGCCTCTATTCCTGCATGACTTGCGCCGCTGTCTCCTGCCATTCCCCTGCCGCCGGCTCCTCCTCCCACGCTGCAGCTCACGCCGCCTCCATGCCGCACGGCCACCAGATCGCCGTCGACGTCGACCGCGCTGAGCTCTTCTGCTGCGCGTGTCGCGACCAGGTCTACGATCGCGACTTTGACGCCGCCGTCGTGATCGCGCAGACCGCCGCTTCCACCCTCGGCGGAGCTGGATCACCGGCGATCCCGGCGATCCAGCCTGAGAATCTCCGGAAGCGACGCAGGGTTGATTACCGGCCCTGGGCGCCGGATCTGCGCGAGAGAGCTACGATCGCGACCTGCTCCGGCCCGATCGCTGGTGCCGGCGATAATTCCTCGCCGGAGTTGCCGTGGGGACTGCGCGGGTTGAACAATCTCGGGAACACGTGCTTCATGAACTCGGTGCTGCAGGCGCTGCTTCATACGCCGCCCTTGAGGAACTACTTCTTGAGCGATCGACACAACCGGTATTTTTGTCAGAGGAAGAGCAATGCCGGTGACGGTGTTGGAAGCAATGGGCCGAAGAGACGCGGAGGCAACAGTGGTGGCTCTAACGGGAGCAATAATGCGCGAGTATGCTTGGCTTGTGACATGGATGCTATGTTCTCAGCTGCGTTTTCGGGAGATCGTGTTCCTTATAGCCCCGCAAAATTCTTATACAG TTGGTGGCAGCATGCAGCTAACCTTGCCAGTTATGAACAACAAGATGCGCATGAGTTCTTCATTTCCATGCTTGATGGGATCCATGAAAAGGTGGAGAAGGATCGTCGCAAGCTGGATAGTGAAG GCAGTGGTGACTGTTGTATTGCTCATAGGGTATTCTCTGGTATCCTGCGATCAGATGTTATGTGTATGGCCTGTGGTTTCACATCCACAACTTATGACCCTTGCATAGACATCTCACTGGACTTGGAACCAAATCAAGTAGGTTCTACCAAGAAGGCCGCAGCAACATCCAATCATTCTTGCAATGGTGAGTCTGATTTAATGAGTTCTAGCCAAAACTGTGGGACATCTACCCTAGTGGGTTGCTTGGAGAGATTTACAAGAGCAGAGAGATTGGGGTCGGaccaaaaatttttttgtcaGCAGTGTCAAGTCAGGCAGGAAACTCTCAAGCAAATGTCCATAAGGAAGCTTCCCCTTGTTTCTTGCTTCCATATAAAGAGATTTGAGCATTCTTCAACAAGAAAGATGTCGAGAAAGGTGGACCGTTATCTCCAGTTCCCCTTCTCACTGGACATGGCACCTTATCTTTCATCGTCAATCCTAAGGAGTCGGTTTGGGAACAGAATCTTTCCTTTTGATGGAGACGAGCCCGATGCTCCGAATGACCTGTCTTCGGAGTTTGAATTGTTTGCTGTCGTCACTCACTCTGGCAAGCTAGATGCTGGCCATTATGTAACCTACCTGCGATTAAGCAATCAGTGGTACAAGTGCGACGATGCTTGGATTACTCGAGTTGATGAGAACATTGTGAGGGCGGCCCAGGGTTACATGATGTTCTATGTACAGAAGATGCTTTACTATAAGGCAACAGATAAACAGGTTGCCTTGTGA